The genomic interval CACTACCACCTACCAGTGCAGCCGTCAGGGCCTCAAGGGTGGCAGCTTCTTTCTTGTTCTCCCAAAGGGATGGCAACTCCACAGAAGGGATGTTGGTTCCTCTTCCAACAAAGCTGCCTCCTTCTGTTCCAGCATCCATCTTTGGTACCCTTTCCACTGGCGGTTTCGTCAAACTAAATCCGGACTCTTGTGTTGCACTCAGGAGTTTCATTCCTCCACCTTCTGCGGAAACAGAGCAGATAGCTGGATCTTTTCCTGATCCGGCATCTGGTGTGAGAAGTTGATCGGATGGAGGTCGTttacttctcttcctcttctccctggtTTCATCACCCGCTTTTATCAAAAGGGAAGCCTCTACCATAGCCTCTGTACCTTCAAGATTTGTCAAATTTACTTGCAGCTCCTGCTGATCCTTCTGGTCACCTTTGTTGGCATCCTTAGGTATTTCAGGAGGAAACGGTTGCTCCTTGCTTAGCTCACCAACCAACCTGCCTTCTAGGAAGGGGCACCCCAATCCTTGAACTGCTTCCTCAGGACTGACAGATGGAGCAAAGGGTTCAAAAAAGCGTGCTGCATCCTCCTCCCAATGCACCTGATGCCCTGGGGGAAGGCTCTTGATATTTCTGTTTTCATCCACAAACTCTGTTTCTCCCACAGGATATGCCAGTCCAGGCCCTTTGCTTGGTTCTGCCTTTGCTTGAAGAGCAATGGACTGCATGGGGCTGCTTACAGCCTTTTTGTTTTTCCGGTCACTGTCCCGTTTCGTGGGTCTTGAGGTGGGATCCTGCTTATTTGCAACTTCTGAACCAcctgctcttccttcctttttgcttcTAGGTGAAGAGCATTCTTTCAATTTGGCCTCCCTCTCAGCTTCCAAAACTATACCTGCTTCCTCCTTGGCtcctaaaacaaaatatttttccaaaCAAGGCTCATCttttctgctttcctccttttttgccaCTACAGGCAGTTCACCAAAAGACACAACAGGGGCTGGACCAGCAGTGTTTGCCTCCTTTAAGCGATGATCTAATCCTTTGGTCTTGCCTTCCTCAGTTGTAGCCATCTCATGATACACAGTAGCCGGCCTAACCAGCTCTGGCTTTGCCTCCAAAATGCTATGAACTTGGGGACCTTGCccttcactgttcagcttctTTGGCTCTTCTGCCACTAACTCAGGGTGCAATGTCAGGGGGTCTATTACATTCTCCACATCATACTTTTGCTTGCCTTCCTGCCCTTTATCAGTGAAAGGTGCCGCTTTGGTTTTAGACATCAACTCTGACTCCGAATTGAGCCTTTCCCGATTGGAGGCGGGCAGCTGCTCAGAAGGACTGCTGTCTGTAGCTATGCTCAAGTCCTCAgtcttctttcctccatctttttctgtctgttttgCAGCAGGAAGCTGTGCATGACTGCTTCCTAATTGTTCCAGAAATGGGGCACCCCCAGATACTTGGTCTTTAGCAGCAGAACTGATGTCTTTAGTTATCTCAGAACTCTTGGTGGGCTTGCTCATACCAGACGTCTCCAGGAGGAATGGCTGTTCTGGGGGGCTTTTCTCAGACTTCTTGCTTTTCCCATCACTGCTCCTCTTTTTGGGTTTGCTTTCTGGCAACAGTGATGTAGGGTCTGGGATGGTGGGACTCTCTAAAGCATGAAGCCCCTTGCCTGTGTCCAATGCAACAGTTCCCTTTGCCTGGGCAACCGCCTCAAGAAGTGCAGGATGGTCAGCTTCTTTAACTGGTGCTTCCAAAATAAAGGGGTATGCTGAGAGAGGGAAGTCAACCCTGTCAATAGATCTAGTGGAAGCCTTCGACACCTTTTCCATCCCAGGCGCTGTTGCAATGTTTTGCAGCTTTGCCATATCTCCAGAGGTTTCCAAAGACTGGCTGGCAGTGAAGGGGTCAGTCCCTGCTCTCCTGTGGTCTGTTCTCTCTCTAGCATGTTCAGGACTGCCCCCTTCAGTTTGAAGGTGCCCTGAGCTATTCCCTGCTTCCAGGAAAAATTGGGCTCTCCTGCTTTTCCCTTCACTACTTCTTTTCTTGGGTTTCTCTGCCAGCCCTCCAGAGCCAAGAACTGTTTTATTTTCCACCACATTGGAGAAGCCTGCCTCTATGCTTCTGGCTGCCCATTCAGATTCTTCAGCACTTGGTGCCTTTCTGGAATCGGCCTTGCCCTCCAAAAGGAGCGGCTGATGATTTTTAGTTCTCTTGCTTTTCCCATCATTGCCCCTCTTTTTGGGCTGGTCATTCCCTAGCTTGGGCAAAGGCCCAGGTGGTTGGTCCAAAGGACAGGAGCAGGCTCCCTTGTTCATATCAGTGAAAGGTGCTTTCGGGCTGTCAATGGGCTGTGCAGGAAGAAGGGGTTTTGCTGGGCTGGACTGAGTTTCCAAGGAAGGGAGAGTTTCTGCTGGACCTAACTCAAGCTTTTCACTTGCATTTGCTGACAAAAGCACCTCAGTGGGGCCTGACTCTGGCAGAGGCTCTGAAGCAACAAGGCGTCTGTCCTTGCCTTTATCAGAGGAACCTCCTCCTTTGGTTGTCTCAATGGTCTGGGCTTCAGCAAGGGATTTGGCAACTTCTTTGCCAATCCCTtcattcttttcctctttcttcggCTTCATGGCCAAGCCTTCCCCACAAAGAGCTGGGGCCACCTTCTGACTTGTAACCGGAGGCATTGCAGACCTGACCTCAACTTCTCTGCTTACCATGGCTCTGGGTTTCAAATCAGAGCAGAGGTCCTTGAGAGGCGGTCTCCCTGACTCCATGCTTTTCACTTCCACAGAGCTGGCCTGCACTGGTGGAGAGGTAGGGCTTCTTTGCTTATTCTGCTGTGCTTGGTGTTTCCGCTCCTCTTCAGAAGATTCCCCCCATTTGCTTTTCAACAGCAACATTAAGCTGTCATCACTCATCACTTCCACTCCGCCGAAGTCTCCTGCTTTTGCATCCAGCCCTAGTTGAGAGGGGCCTTCCATCTGCAGGGTAGGTTTTCCTTTTGCAGGAACAGAGGTGAGGCTCTGAACATCTCTGAGCACTGAAGATGCCTCCTTCCCAAGAATTTCTGTGGAAGCGCTGAAGAATCCCTTCATGCTCTCATGGGGCTCAGGCAGAGGGAGCTCAGCTTTGTGGGGTTCAGGTGCACATGGAGCTTGCAGCCTTTCAGAGTTGCTGTCCATGATCTCTGCCACCCTCACCTGCTGGCTCCtcttttgttttggcttctttttcttcttcttcaatgcTGCCGAAGTTTCCAAGTCCCAGCCCTCCCTCAAAACGGGGACCTCTCCAAACTCAAATGGCTGGCTAGCTGCCTTCCTTGTAGAAGCTTTGCTGCGAGGGGATGTCCCAGCAATATAGCCATACTCTGCCATGGAAAAGGGATCTTCTCCTCCTCGGTCTTGACTCTTCTGAGCTGGGAAACCTACAAGAAGTTCTTCAGGGGCATCTGATGCAGTCACTCGGGCAGGTTTTGTTCTGCTGAACCTGTGGTGGTCACTGGATTTGTTAGCTTGTCTTATTTGGGCAGGAGGGAGACCTGGAATACAGGAAGTTTGCTCAAGTACCAGAGCAATTCCTCACCAAGAGTAACTGCATTAAGAGCCCCATGGTCCACAGCAGCATGGACAATGCCATTTATGCCCCCCCCACAAGCTACAGCCCTCCCCCCAGAGCACTCTGAAAGACTCCTATTCATTCAAAATGGTGACCAAAAGCAACGTTATGGCACTTCCTGTAGCCATTTTGAGAACTAGTCCAATAAAAACAGAGACACTTGTGGGTGCTAAGATGCTTTATGGGGCTGGGCATGTTTTTACATGCTTTGTAGGCTCTCTGTGCAAGTCTGGGGCAAAACCCAACAAAAATAACACcgaaatctttcttttaaaacagggaGTTGGGGGTTTCAAAGGCCACAGAAGGGAGCCACAGGCAGCCTTTTACTCCCTCCTGACAAAGGCAACCTGAAGAAGCATTAACTCCCACCTTATCATTTGGGCGGATGGGAAAGGTATTAACTCATTGTATTTTACACTTCATCTCTCTCTGCTAGTACCAATATATCACACAATATGGCCAAAAAGTCTGAAGAGTTTTTCTACAAAATAAATTCAAGGAACTGCTTTACTGCTCAAAGACAGGAGCCCTTAAAGCTTTTCTAAAATTACTTTCGGGGTCCATTTTGTCTTTTCCCTTAGGAACAATAGGCCAAGTACATAGGGAAGAACTCAAGAAATAGACAACTTTTCTTACAGGAAGTGAAGATGCCAGTGAATAAAGACAGGGCAGAAGGTGGGCACAAGTGGATAGAAAAACCTGATAGGCAGGGACATAATGATAAAAGGGACAACCCCTATAGCCGTGGTAATAGGAATCAATGGCTGTGGTTGGactcaaaatgtttatttttcaatgTACAGACCCCAAAGCCTTCTCTGTCTGCAATTCATCCTCCAGTTCAGCAGTGATAGCAATGTGTGTTTATCAGGGAAGATGGAGGACATACCAGAACTGTTCTCCCACTCAAATGCAAAGCAGTATTCTTAAAGGATCTTCTAAAAAACGATTGCTTTAATGGTCAATAACAAAAATTATACCAATGGCTCTCAGACATAGGAAGGAAAAATAGGATTACATAGCAAAAAGAGAAAGGATTTTAGGGAAGCTTGCCAGTGCCCTCGCTACCAAGGAAATGCTAGCCATCAAATAAGGGATGCCCACTTTGTaactggaaaaggggaaacaaatagAAAGAAGGGTGTGGAATGTGGCGATGCAGTTCCTTAAACGAACCACAGAAGATGGAGATTTGCCCCTTCGACAGAGGACAGAGAATCACTTTGCAGCAAGATGGAGTTGGAAAACACACGCTTTGAGATGGagctcctctctcccttctctatCACCCCTTACCTGCAGGTTCCAGGGTTCCTTTTCCTTGAATCAACTCCGCAGGCTGCACTGGGCAAGGCTCAGGCGTTTCCTTGGGCTTGGCTGCTTCAGCAAGAACAGAGGCTGGCTTTTCAGCCAGAGTTTCTTTAGCATCTGCTGGGGACACTCCTGGGGACACAGTTTCTTTTGATGGTACTAGAAACAAAAGGACAAAGAAGTCACAAGGAATTTCTCTGCAGCTTGTCCCAATGGTCAAAATCACAAAGCCAAGACGAGCAAGAGTCTGTTTCTCAGCTGCACCCTGACTCCTGGCTCATAGAAGATCCTAGAAAGACTGCTGACATGGGCCCAGTAAGCAAAGGGACTGTGGTGTCTTTTTCTAGAACCCTGTGTCTCAAATTAAGACCCTAAATATGTCTGTGACAGGGGCAGATAGAAGGTCTCCATAACTTCACCACTAACCTCCCCTCCTCTCATATAAACTGCTAGGGCTTTGCCTTGCCTCTACCATCCCATGAGAGAGGCTGGCTCCAACTGAAAAGGTGGGGACTTTCCTAGCTgctagaagaagagagaaagaggctcCCCGCAGTAATTGAACATCTTCCCCATGGCCTTCCTTACCTGCAGGCTCTAGGAGATGTTCCACAGGTTTAGCTGGCAGtggctgcttctcctcctctggcTTCTCAGCAGATGCACTGGGAGCCTTCTTATTTGTCTCATCAGGTTTATCCAGCCTAGGAAACTGTTCTACAGATTGGCTGAGGGAGGTAGGTGTCTTAACCTCTTCTCTAGGAGATGCCTTGCTCTCTTCTGGTTTCTCTGGATGTTTGGGGTTAGAAGGTGATTTGCTCTCCTCTGGTTTCTCTGAATGTTTGGAGGCAGAAGGAGACTTGCTCTCCTCTGGTTTCTCTGGGTGTTTGGGGGCAGAAGGAGATTTGCTCTCCTCCGGTTTCTCTGGATGTTTGGGGGCAGAAGGAGACTTGCTCTCTTCTGATTTCTCTGGATGTTTGGGGTTAGAAGGTGATTTGCTTTCCTCTGGTTTCTCTGGGTATTTGGAGGCAGAAGGAGACTTGCTCTCTTCTGGTTTCTCTGGATGTTTGGGAACAGGAGATTTGGTCTCTTCTGGTTTCTCTGGATGTTTGGGGGCAGAAGGAGACTTGCTGTCTTCTGGTTTCTCTGGATGTTTGGGGGCAGACGGAGCCTTGTTCTCTTCCACTTTCTCTGCCTGTTTGGGAGGAAAAACCTTCACTTCTTCAGTTTTATGGGTAGAAGGTTTATCTGCCACCTCCTGCACTAACTGGGTGGGAGAGTCCTTGGTCTCACTGGCATTTTCTATGtgctgagcagcagcagcaggtttTGGTTCTTCTGCTGAGGGGCTAGGcagtttgctttcctttttctctgtAGACAAGGTGAGAGAGGGCTTACCGTCTTCTGCTTTTGGGCCAAGAGGCTGGGTTGCAGCTGCCTTTTCCTCTGCTTGCAGACTGAGGGGAGACTTAACCTCTTCCACCTTTTTACTGGAGGAAGTTTTGCTTGCTTCCTCTTTGCTGGGAGACTGgctgctttcttccttttccttgtgCTGGCCAGGCAAAGGCTTGCTCTCCCCTGGGTTTCCCAATGCAGAAGAACTGCCTGCACCTGGGGATGTTGTGTCCATGGTCTTTACTTTGGGTTCCTTAGTTGCAGCAGCTTCTGGAAAACCTgttccaaaaaagaagaaagagctgCTTTTTCCCATCTGCAGTATGTTCAGACACTGTCTGACCATTTACAGTTCCCTCTTGCCAAATCAGGTAACACCTAGAATCAGGGATATGTGGCCCACTCAATCCTTGCTGGGCTGCTCCTCAACCACCATCTTTCTGAAAGGAATCAGAATGCCAATGAACAGGCTGGCTAAAGGGAGTTATAGTCCCCAGACTATAACTATTCCTAAGCAGCTTCTGATTGGCAGCTCGACCTCATCCACCCAGATCCCTGGCATGTTGGAATGCTGCACCTGCAAGGACCCCTAGCACCATCAGCCTACAAGCCTTGGAGCAACAAGGGAAGAGAAGTCTGCAGGATGGAAAGGGATAGAAGAACTGGGGGAGGAGGGACGATGAGAATAAAGGAGGTAAGAAGGAGCATGGGGCAAAGATGAACAAAATATCATCCCAGCACCTCTTACTGACAATGCTGTGTCTTGTGGGTTCCCTCTAGCAGTGTTATTTGGCAACCAAACCACCACTTTACAGCAAGATCTAGAGGCCAAACCCTGAGAGAAATGCTtgagggagatgggtatgttgcCCTGAAGGAGGAAAAACTGAGAAGCgtgttagctgccttcaaatatctaaaggcCTCTCATGAGTGAAGAAGTAGCAAGCTTTTTCCAGCTGCTCTAGAGGACACAACCTAAACTAACAGAGTCAAACTGCAGGACAAGATTCTGAGAAACAAGAGGAAAACTGTAAAAACTGTCAGTGATAGAATAAACTACTTCTGGAGATGATGGACTCTAACTCATTGGCGATTTTTAACAGAGGTTGGACGTACATCTGTCAGTGACACTTTAGCTACACATTCTTAACTGGCAGGGGCTTGAACTACATCACCACCAATAACTTCCCAACTCTATAGTTTTCTGACTCTATGGTCTTTAGGAGAACTTGGCTGAGGAAATCTCCAACTCAGATCatgaggtacagtggtgcctcgggttacgaaattaattcgttccgccattcccttcgtaacgctaaaatttcgtaacccgaaatagcgctggaagcctatagcatttgaatttcgcgccgaaatgaatttcgtaacccgaaaaatatttcgtaacccgaaacagtttttgccaatccaactttttcgtatcctggaaatttcgtaacccgcgcatttcgtatcccgaggtaccactgtacgtcTCAGAGCAAGTGGAGGCCCACCTGTTGGAGACTGTTTAGGCAGAAGAGATTTACAGTCAAACGAGGGTTCAAAGCCCATCAACTCTTCCACGGCAGGATCAGGACCAGCACCAACTGGAGAAGGAAATGCTGCAGAGATCAATACAAGGAGAAAATTCAGAAGGCCTTAATCTTCCtaccattgttttaaaaatatttggaaataacaTTCTAAGGCAGATGGCCAAAGGACTGCTCTTCGCTCCTGAAGAAGAAGCTGATTGAGGCCTCACTGTCAGTATGACAGCATGCTTATCACACATGCAAACTGCTGCTCAATTGCAAACTCATACAAATCATTCCAAGTACCAGGCATGGGGCTTCTATTTAAGAAAAAAGAGTCAGGCCTGGATCTCCTGGTCAGTAATTACACAGGTGGGTGAGCACCATACCTCTTGTCCGCCTTCCCCCCAACCTGAGGCTTAGCATGCAGGGACCATGCTGCCAGAAATGCTCAGAAGACAAACCACTTTGGGGCAGGATGTACCCCTTTCTGCTTCACACAGCTATCCTGTTCAGCCATCCAATGAGCATGCCTGTGATAGTGAGGGAGAATGAGTGGAGGCCCATATATCAAAGCCAACTATGTTTTTTTGCTCTCACCTGCCGGCGGAGATGGCTTCACCTCAGGTAGTTTTGGCTGCCCTGTGAAGTCCACTAGTCCTGTGGAGGGGCTTCCCAACATATGCATCTCTGCCACTTCAGGGATCTTGCTGGGAACTAAGAGAGAGGTAAACCATTGACACAGTAGACAAGTTGGGGCCAGCAGCCTGTCCgggcttttgttttgctttacctGAAATCTAAACATTATGACTTCCACACAGGATGGtatcaagagaaagaaaaaatggaatgtaGGAAACAATGATCATTTAAAGTTCTGAGCCTAAGAGGTGTGTGGGTGCACATAGATCCCACCGATCTCTCACTGTCAGTGCTCTCCTACCTGATGTCCTTTTAGGGCAAGGGAAGAGGGACTTTAGCACTTTCACCTATGGATGGGAGCAAGAAGGTACAGGGAGATGGAAGGTGCCAGACTGGATTGGGCAGTCAAACTGTCACTCCACCTCTCTCTCACTTCCAGCTTAAGTTAGGCTGGAGGACAAGGATAGTCCATCCTCTTAGGTGTAAAGCCAGAGATTCTGGAAAGTGTTGGCTGATGCTGCTTTCTCCTGCCTccacctctctccccccccccccaactatgaGCTTCCACACTTTTAGACCATAGTCTTGTATTGCAGAGCACAGCGTAAAATCCAAGGTCACTTCATACCTGGAGGAAGGGGTTGGGGGTCAGAGGAGTGTCCGGCTCAGCctccatagccagacacaaaTGGATGGCGTCTCCCCCTGAGATCCACTGGGGTCTCCTGAGATCTCTGTGGATGATGCCATCATTCTGCATCTGACTATAAGGACATAACCCAACACTTCTCTGGCTGGGACGGGGCTGCAGAGTGAATCCTGAGAGGGCTTTGGTCATTCTGGACAGAGCAAGAAAATGCCAATTCCGCAATTACCCAAAAAAAGACACATACAGGTGAAATGTTCAATTAAAATGACAGTTTATATCTAATACATCCAATTCAGCTCATTTAAAACTTGGGAACTAGAACCAGGACTATTGTCAGGGAACAGAGTTCAAAGTCccactgagaatttttttttaaattgtcatttAACTTTGGGCATCCCAGACTCTTTCATGCAGTAGTCTTGGTGAAAAAGGACacgttgcttacctgtaactgtagttcttcgagtggtcatttgcgaatccacacaaatgggttattctgtgcctgcgcagcatttccggatcctactggaattgctagggaagactttttggcggtagctccgcccatcctctatataggcaggaggtcttcccaccctttctcagttccaaaaaggttcgccatcagaGCAGACAAGAGAGAAGGACACGACAGAGAGGAGAATGGGCGGggtttgtgtggattcgcagatgaccactcgaagaaggacaggttgcttacctgtaacggtatttcttcgagtggtcatctgcgaatacatacaaatgggttgtactgtgcctgcgcagtgctgcttgaaaacttctagaatcactggacaaagttaactttgcaacttttagtaactttttggcagtacagtgcgcccgcgccatacgcgggcgcgccatacgcagccttgagcatacgtgctcaagctgcggggcgcgcATGGGGAggagcgtcccattcaattgaatgggcacgcgcgcccgttgtgccccgcgcgcgcccgcGCCGCTGcaccaccgcgcacgagccccattgtttccaatggggctcgagcataggcggaattcgccttatgcggagggatccggaacggatccccgcgtaaggcaaagaTGCACTGTAGCTCTGTctatcccttataaagcccctggtttcccgctctttccccagttccgcaattaaCGCTGTGTGAGCGACATGAGAATGAAccaatgaagagcaggacactgaggggagggcggacgggatttgtatgtatttgcagatgaccactcaaagaaataccattacaggtaagcaacctgtccttcttcttcgtggtctctgcgaatcata from Sceloporus undulatus isolate JIND9_A2432 ecotype Alabama chromosome 6, SceUnd_v1.1, whole genome shotgun sequence carries:
- the LOC121934166 gene encoding titin-like isoform X8 — its product is MADLDHNLSLADALTEPPPQIEEEVKRDFIATLEAEKFDDVIGEKVDKTDYVPLLDDDDPKAGNQEAKTKPHADNVQVERKSATGPAAVVENGDHGVEGPRKVSTGKIMDEQMSYKEFLDRNSSWTMDDRHHFESQPVFKPMDITEPFKMNREDVLSDLLLLPQEMMSVPPFGEYFGASEEGPAPGQGMGSPEDFWLGSQHLMAGQGAPFFEPPVPSKIPEVAEMHMLGSPSTGLVDFTGQPKLPEVKPSPPAAFPSPVGAGPDPAVEELMGFEPSFDCKSLLPKQSPTGFPEAAATKEPKVKTMDTTSPGAGSSSALGNPGESKPLPGQHKEKEESSQSPSKEEASKTSSSKKVEEVKSPLSLQAEEKAAATQPLGPKAEDGKPSLTLSTEKKESKLPSPSAEEPKPAAAAQHIENASETKDSPTQLVQEVADKPSTHKTEEVKVFPPKQAEKVEENKAPSAPKHPEKPEDSKSPSAPKHPEKPEETKSPVPKHPEKPEESKSPSASKYPEKPEESKSPSNPKHPEKSEESKSPSAPKHPEKPEESKSPSAPKHPEKPEESKSPSASKHSEKPEESKSPSNPKHPEKPEESKASPREEVKTPTSLSQSVEQFPRLDKPDETNKKAPSASAEKPEEEKQPLPAKPVEHLLEPAVPSKETVSPGVSPADAKETLAEKPASVLAEAAKPKETPEPCPVQPAELIQGKGTLEPAGLPPAQIRQANKSSDHHRFSRTKPARVTASDAPEELLVGFPAQKSQDRGGEDPFSMAEYGYIAGTSPRSKASTRKAASQPFEFGEVPVLREGWDLETSAALKKKKKKPKQKRSQQVRVAEIMDSNSERLQAPCAPEPHKAELPLPEPHESMKGFFSASTEILGKEASSVLRDVQSLTSVPAKGKPTLQMEGPSQLGLDAKAGDFGGVEVMSDDSLMLLLKSKWGESSEEERKHQAQQNKQRSPTSPPVQASSVEVKSMESGRPPLKDLCSDLKPRAMVSREVEVRSAMPPVTSQKVAPALCGEGLAMKPKKEEKNEGIGKEVAKSLAEAQTIETTKGGGSSDKGKDRRLVASEPLPESGPTEVLLSANASEKLELGPAETLPSLETQSSPAKPLLPAQPIDSPKAPFTDMNKGACSCPLDQPPGPLPKLGNDQPKKRGNDGKSKRTKNHQPLLLEGKADSRKAPSAEESEWAARSIEAGFSNVVENKTVLGSGGLAEKPKKRSSEGKSRRAQFFLEAGNSSGHLQTEGGSPEHARERTDHRRAGTDPFTASQSLETSGDMAKLQNIATAPGMEKVSKASTRSIDRVDFPLSAYPFILEAPVKEADHPALLEAVAQAKGTVALDTGKGLHALESPTIPDPTSLLPESKPKKRSSDGKSKKSEKSPPEQPFLLETSGMSKPTKSSEITKDISSAAKDQVSGGAPFLEQLGSSHAQLPAAKQTEKDGGKKTEDLSIATDSSPSEQLPASNRERLNSESELMSKTKAAPFTDKGQEGKQKYDVENVIDPLTLHPELVAEEPKKLNSEGQGPQVHSILEAKPELVRPATVYHEMATTEEGKTKGLDHRLKEANTAGPAPVVSFGELPVVAKKEESRKDEPCLEKYFVLGAKEEAGIVLEAEREAKLKECSSPRSKKEGRAGGSEVANKQDPTSRPTKRDSDRKNKKAVSSPMQSIALQAKAEPSKGPGLAYPVGETEFVDENRNIKSLPPGHQVHWEEDAARFFEPFAPSVSPEEAVQGLGCPFLEGRLVGELSKEQPFPPEIPKDANKGDQKDQQELQVNLTNLEGTEAMVEASLLIKAGDETREKRKRSKRPPSDQLLTPDAGSGKDPAICSVSAEGGGMKLLSATQESGFSLTKPPVERVPKMDAGTEGGSFVGRGTNIPSVELPSLWENKKEAATLEALTAALVGGSAEVVTLVESNKGAAEERASGCLDGLGSKPRADKTLEDVPMEEAASADKPRDLSEHLQPDDANKPKITAPAQATSKEEASHPKEALELKEAQSPKPEAGESTTLLQGDQVAKGGKKEAKAKAPPQMKGYMRPTKSRGLPPPSLRVTAQEPGRRRPTKPDSPSLQRQEKAKPEEVKPATEVSTANDIAAPPSKELPPSPDKKAKTPASTPAAKPAAAKAKPVSTTAGTAPTATKRPASATPGQSKKATSPTAGPAAATTTTPKRPTTGSARPSTLTPKDAKPKGTEVKSPEKRTSPSKPPSATTPRPNAKSSPAGPRPSTALSSQSASSPRSTATSPPKRPSTIKTDTKPTDAKKTTTKSPSADLSRPKSAPASTSPSPAPGGAATATSAATGRPKAKPAVPKASGMANVTTDAKKASTLKTAPKTSSAPKPPRPTTSVSAPDLKNVRSKIGSTDNIKHQPGGGRAKVEKKADSAGAARKPELNAVSKMAPTKTAVSKEGAQKQPNGKVQIVSKKANYSHVQSKCGSKDNIKHVPGGGNVPNAPKPATGSHSQPSTAPKPSQGSTNVQILSKKIDLSKVSSKCGSKANIKHKPGGGDVKIENQKLNFKEKAQAKVGSLDNVGHVPAGGTVKIESHKLKFREKGKARTDHGVDSTVVSNNNPPVFSGGTSPRRSTSVSESLGSAASSSLPPPPPPLLLPPWQAPLSEDETSATLSQQGL
- the LOC121934166 gene encoding titin-like isoform X4, with amino-acid sequence MADLDHNLSLADALTEPPPQIEEEVKRDFIATLEAEKFDDVIGEKVDKTDYVPLLDDDDPKAGNQEAKTKPHADNVQVERKSATGPAAVVENGDHGVEGPRKVSTGKIMDEQMSYKEFLDRNSSWTMDDRHHFESQPVFKPMDITEPFKMNREDVLSDLLLLPQEMMSVPPFGEYFGASEEGPAPFGAAGVPEQPHSLGAPHSPANIFDPLAFLGGASGAGMLLNQSQAAPGQGMGSPEDFWLGSQHLMAGQGAPFFEPPVPSKIPEVAEMHMLGSPSTGLVDFTGQPKLPEVKPSPPAAFPSPVGAGPDPAVEELMGFEPSFDCKSLLPKQSPTGFPEAAATKEPKVKTMDTTSPGAGSSSALGNPGESKPLPGQHKEKEESSQSPSKEEASKTSSSKKVEEVKSPLSLQAEEKAAATQPLGPKAEDGKPSLTLSTEKKESKLPSPSAEEPKPAAAAQHIENASETKDSPTQLVQEVADKPSTHKTEEVKVFPPKQAEKVEENKAPSAPKHPEKPEDSKSPSAPKHPEKPEETKSPVPKHPEKPEESKSPSASKYPEKPEESKSPSNPKHPEKSEESKSPSAPKHPEKPEESKSPSAPKHPEKPEESKSPSASKHSEKPEESKSPSNPKHPEKPEESKASPREEVKTPTSLSQSVEQFPRLDKPDETNKKAPSASAEKPEEEKQPLPAKPVEHLLEPAVPSKETVSPGVSPADAKETLAEKPASVLAEAAKPKETPEPCPVQPAELIQGKGTLEPAGLPPAQIRQANKSSDHHRFSRTKPARVTASDAPEELLVGFPAQKSQDRGGEDPFSMAEYGYIAGTSPRSKASTRKAASQPFEFGEVPVLREGWDLETSAALKKKKKKPKQKRSQQVRVAEIMDSNSERLQAPCAPEPHKAELPLPEPHESMKGFFSASTEILGKEASSVLRDVQSLTSVPAKGKPTLQMEGPSQLGLDAKAGDFGGVEVMSDDSLMLLLKSKWGESSEEERKHQAQQNKQRSPTSPPVQASSVEVKSMESGRPPLKDLCSDLKPRAMVSREVEVRSAMPPVTSQKVAPALCGEGLAMKPKKEEKNEGIGKEVAKSLAEAQTIETTKGGGSSDKGKDRRLVASEPLPESGPTEVLLSANASEKLELGPAETLPSLETQSSPAKPLLPAQPIDSPKAPFTDMNKGACSCPLDQPPGPLPKLGNDQPKKRGNDGKSKRTKNHQPLLLEGKADSRKAPSAEESEWAARSIEAGFSNVVENKTVLGSGGLAEKPKKRSSEGKSRRAQFFLEAGNSSGHLQTEGGSPEHARERTDHRRAGTDPFTASQSLETSGDMAKLQNIATAPGMEKVSKASTRSIDRVDFPLSAYPFILEAPVKEADHPALLEAVAQAKGTVALDTGKGLHALESPTIPDPTSLLPESKPKKRSSDGKSKKSEKSPPEQPFLLETSGMSKPTKSSEITKDISSAAKDQVSGGAPFLEQLGSSHAQLPAAKQTEKDGGKKTEDLSIATDSSPSEQLPASNRERLNSESELMSKTKAAPFTDKGQEGKQKYDVENVIDPLTLHPELVAEEPKKLNSEGQGPQVHSILEAKPELVRPATVYHEMATTEEGKTKGLDHRLKEANTAGPAPVVSFGELPVVAKKEESRKDEPCLEKYFVLGAKEEAGIVLEAEREAKLKECSSPRSKKEGRAGGSEVANKQDPTSRPTKRDSDRKNKKAVSSPMQSIALQAKAEPSKGPGLAYPVGETEFVDENRNIKSLPPGHQVHWEEDAARFFEPFAPSVSPEEAVQGLGCPFLEGRLVGELSKEQPFPPEIPKDANKGDQKDQQELQVNLTNLEGTEAMVEASLLIKAGDETREKRKRSKRPPSDQLLTPDAGSGKDPAICSVSAEGGGMKLLSATQESGFSLTKPPVERVPKMDAGTEGGSFVGRGTNIPSVELPSLWENKKEAATLEALTAALVGGSAEVVTLVESNKGAAEERASGCLDGLGSKPRADKTLEDVPMEEAASADKPRDLSEHLQPDDANKPKITAPAQATSKEEASHPKEALELKEAQSPKPEAGESTTLLQGDQVAKGGKKEAKAKAPPQMKGYMRPTKSRGLPPPSLRVTAQEPGRRRPTKPDSPSLQRQEKAKPEEVKPATEVSTANDIAAPPSKELPPSPDKKAKTPASTPAAKPAAAKAKPVSTTAGTAPTATKRPASATPGQSKKATSPTAGPAAATTTTPKRPTTGSARPSTLTPKDAKPKGTEVKSPEKRTSPSKPPSATTPRPNAKSSPAGPRPSTALSSQSASSPRSTATSPPKRPSTIKTDTKPTDAKKTTTKSPSADLSRPKSAPASTSPSPAPGGAATATSAATGRPKAKPAVPKASGMANVTTDAKKASTLKTAPKTSSAPKPPRPTTSVSAPDLKNVRSKIGSTDNIKHQPGGGRAKVEKKADSAGAARKPELNAVSKMAPTKTAVSKEGAQKQPNGKVQIVSKKANYSHVQSKCGSKDNIKHVPGGGNVPNAPKPATGSHSQPSTAPKPSQGSTNVQILSKKIDLSKVSSKCGSKANIKHKPGGGDVKIENQKLNFKEKAQAKVGSLDNVGHVPAGGTVKTEGGEEAAPQNGAVTAPPPGSGAMQENGVGPAAPVQGSGDQREIQCFDTHIQETSI